AGCGGGCTAAAGCCCTTGTTTGCTGTTTATTAGAACTCATTATGGGCCGATGGTTTTAACCATCGGCTCATTTTCATTGCGCTTAGTCTGCTCTCCTTTGTTGCTGTAGGTTTCAACCTACAGATGTATATATCCATCCTACAGGCCCGAAGGGCCGCAGGCCTAGGGGCCTGAAAGGGGGGCCGCAGGCCAGACCCAGCCGCTGAAAGCGGCGCAGGGCCGAGCAGACCTGCGAGCCCTGAAAGGGCCCGGCCGCCAAAGGCGGCAGGCCCCAAAAAAATAGGATCATTTAAATGACGAATTACTCCTGCAGCTCTTCCCCAAAACGCAAAATCAAGGCAGGCAAGAGCAATAAATCCGCTAAAAGGGCCAAAAACAAACAAATACTGGTGTATAAGCCAATGTAAAAGGTGCCCATAAAGCTAGAAAAGAGCAGGCAACTAAAGCCGCTAACCAAGATCAAAGTGGTGACGACAATGGCCTTGCCCGTACCCCGAAAACAGCTTCGTAGCGCCTCGGCTTTGCTTTTGGCTTCTTGGCTGGCCAAGCGATAGGCCGCCATAAAATGAATGGAGTCATCGACCGCAATGCCAAAGGCAATAATGAATAGGATCGAGGTGGAAATCTTGATGTCTACGCCATTCCAGGCCATTAATGCGCCTACCAAGGCTAAGGGCAAAATGTTGGGCAAAAGCGCAATGCTCGCCATCCGCCAAGAGCGAAAGAGGTAGAGCATGAGCAGAAAAATAAAGAGAAAACAGAGCAAGAGCCCATAAAAGACATTATCGGCAATGCACTGGTTGTTGATGTCCATCAAATAGGCAGAGCCCGTCAACCGATAATCAATGAGCTGGTCGAGCTCTTGCTCTCGGATAAATTGGGCCAAGGCCGCATGCCGCTTTTGGGCCTCCAAACTGCCCATATCGGGCATTTTTCCCGCAAAACGTCCCCTTTTTCCATTAGCCAAAACGACCAAGGGATAACGTCCATTGGCCAAGAAATTAGCCTCGATTTTTTGGGCCTTTTTCCATTCGGACCGACTCTGAGGTAGCCGATAATAGTCTGCCTTGCCCGAATGCGTCATCCGATTGGCCATTTTTAATCGGGCCAAAGGACTAAACATACTCCCCAAACCATAATCCTCCAGCAGGTAGCGCTCTAGTGGGTCCAAAGCCCGCAAAACTGCGGTATCTGACAGGCTTTTGCTGCTGTCTCGCAAGATGATTTCCATCTCAAATTGACGGGTTCCCTTAAACTCATTTTCAAAAAAACGAGAGTCTACAATCTGTGGGTGCCGCTCACTCAAATCATCCAGGACATGCTGGTTGATCCGCAACTGACTACTGCCCCAAAGCCCTAGAGCCATCAGCAAAAGAGAACCGATGATGATTTTCCCATAATGCCTCTCTACCCAAAGCGCCAAACGGCCCAATTGCTGCTGCCAAAAGTCGTCTTTGGCGGCTTTTAGTTGGAAGTTTGCCTGGCTGATCATGAGCAGGGCGGGAAAAAAACTATAGGTCAGTAAAAAGGCATAAATAAGGCCCAAAGCCGCAAAAGCACCTAGGTTAATCAATGGACTCACATTGGAAAATAGTAGGCTCAAAAAGCCGATAATCGTGGTCCCGCTGGTCAAAATGGTGGCCCGCCCAACTTCTTTGATGGCCCGCTTGAGCGCTAGCTTTTTGGCCTGCCCGGCCTGCAATCCGAGCAAAAATTTACTAAATAAATGAATCACATTAGAAATCCCAATAATGAGGATAATCGTGGGAATCATGTTGGAGATAAAGTCTAACGAAAACCCTAGCCACATCATCGTTCCTAGGGTCCAAAGTACGGTAACCCCTACTACCGAAAGCGGCATCCAAACGCCCCAAAACCTTCTATAACTAAAGAAAAGGGCAATAATAATGACCAAAATAGAGAGGCCGACAAAGGTGGCTACCTCCTGTCTAGACAAGTCGACAAAAGTGGTTTGTCCATAGCATTTTCCCGCAAAATGCAGGGCCTTAAACTCCTCAAAAGGCTGAATCAGACTATCTATCCGCCCAATTAGCCGCTTGCAATCTTCATATTGCATGCCTTCTTTTTGCTGCATCAAAATCAAGACAGATTGTTGGTCTTCGGCAAAAAGTTGGCCCAACAAATCGGGCCGCTCCACCACCTTTAGGCTATCCTCTGCTAGGCGGGCGGCCGAGCTATCTAGGGCCAATAAAGGGCTGCTATTCATCAGGTCCATAAAAGGAACATAGCGATAAATTTCTTGCTTTGTTGGACCAATTAGCTGCACAATTTCCTCCAATTGCAGCAAACTATTGCTCAAACTATCCACCTCTTTTAGAAAAGCCGGCTGATAAATATGTGCCCCCTTGCATTCTACGCCCAACAAAATATAATTGTTATCCCAGCCAAAACGCTCTACATATCCCTCAAAATATTCGGTTTCTTCATGCTCTAAGGGATAAAAATTTCGCAGATCAAAATCAAATTGTATTCGGCTAATGATGCCCCAAAGCATAAAAAGGCTAATCAGGGCAGTGGCTAGCAGGATGCTAATATGCTGTTTTTTATTCAAGGGTATATTGTTTTCTATTTTTGGGGCTTCCCCTCGCTTTGCTCGGGTCGGGCTGTGTCGCAGCTCGCAGGTCTGCTCGGCCCTGCAGTTTTTTTCGCTTCGCTTCAAAAAACTTGGGTCTGGCCCTTCGGGCCACTGCTATCCATCCCTAAGCCGGGCGGGCTTCGCCCGCCTCTGGACCAGCTGGTTTCCCCAGATTAGTTTTGCAGGGGCCCAAGTTCGCAAAAATAATAGAGAACTCTGATACTGTTCGATATTTTGTGTTAGCTCCCTTTTTGTACTTATTGGAGCGCTATATTGAGCCTAAAAGTTATTTTATTAGTCCCTCAACTTTTTCTGTGGGGATTTGAGAATGGAGAAAAAGGCTGAGCTGGGCAGTTTTTGGTCCTTAGAAGT
This genomic interval from Saprospira grandis contains the following:
- a CDS encoding efflux RND transporter permease subunit, with translation MNKKQHISILLATALISLFMLWGIISRIQFDFDLRNFYPLEHEETEYFEGYVERFGWDNNYILLGVECKGAHIYQPAFLKEVDSLSNSLLQLEEIVQLIGPTKQEIYRYVPFMDLMNSSPLLALDSSAARLAEDSLKVVERPDLLGQLFAEDQQSVLILMQQKEGMQYEDCKRLIGRIDSLIQPFEEFKALHFAGKCYGQTTFVDLSRQEVATFVGLSILVIIIALFFSYRRFWGVWMPLSVVGVTVLWTLGTMMWLGFSLDFISNMIPTIILIIGISNVIHLFSKFLLGLQAGQAKKLALKRAIKEVGRATILTSGTTIIGFLSLLFSNVSPLINLGAFAALGLIYAFLLTYSFFPALLMISQANFQLKAAKDDFWQQQLGRLALWVERHYGKIIIGSLLLMALGLWGSSQLRINQHVLDDLSERHPQIVDSRFFENEFKGTRQFEMEIILRDSSKSLSDTAVLRALDPLERYLLEDYGLGSMFSPLARLKMANRMTHSGKADYYRLPQSRSEWKKAQKIEANFLANGRYPLVVLANGKRGRFAGKMPDMGSLEAQKRHAALAQFIREQELDQLIDYRLTGSAYLMDINNQCIADNVFYGLLLCFLFIFLLMLYLFRSWRMASIALLPNILPLALVGALMAWNGVDIKISTSILFIIAFGIAVDDSIHFMAAYRLASQEAKSKAEALRSCFRGTGKAIVVTTLILVSGFSCLLFSSFMGTFYIGLYTSICLFLALLADLLLLPALILRFGEELQE